The DNA sequence GTCGTCGGCACCTGCCCCGACCTCGGCGCGGTACGCGCCGTCGCCGCCCCGCTACGCCAGGTGCTCGGCTGGTCCGGGCGGCGGATGGCGCGGGCCCAGACAGCGGCCGTGCTGGACGCGGGCGGCACCGTGGTCGATCTGGGCACCGAGACCGGCCCGGTGTTCCGGGCCGACGCCGGCACGCTCTGCCACGACGGCTTCCACCCGTCCGCGGACGGCTACCGGGTCTGGGCCCACGCGCTGCTCCCGGCGGTCGAGGCCGCCGCGGCGGTCGCGTTCCGGCACCATCGTCGGCCGCCGGCGGGGTGACATTTCCCGCCCGGCGTGCGGCTTCCACCGCAAGTTACCCGCGGGTTAACGTTGGTTCATGCCGATTGAGTCGCCCCGCGACGCCGTCATCGTCGCCACCGCCCGGTCCCCCATCGGCCGCGCGTTCAAGGGTTCCCTGCGCGAGGTCCGCCCGGACGACCTCGCCGCCACCATCGTCCAGGCCGCCCTCGACAAGGTCCCGGCGCTCGATCCCACCACCATCGACGACCTCTACCTCGGGTGCGGCCTGCCCGGCGGTGAGCAGGGCTTCAACATGGCCCGGGTGGTCGCCACGCTGCTCGGCCTGGACGGGCTGCCCGGCGCCACGCTGACCCGCTACTGCGCCTCCTCGCTCCAGACCACCCGGATGGCGATGCACGCGATCCGGGCCGGCGAGGGCGACGTGTTCGTCTCCGCCGGCGTGGAGATGGTCTCCCGCTACGCCCGGGGCAACTCGGACACGCTGCCGCCGGAGGCGCAGGCGCTGGTCGGCGGCGGCTGGGAGAACCCGCGCTTCGCCGAGGCACGCGAGCGCTCGCAGGCCCGCACGCAGGCCGGTGCCGAGGTGTGGACCGACCCGCGGGAGGCCGGCCACCTGCCGGACGTCTACCTCGCCATGGGGCAGACCGCGGAGAACCTGGCCCAGGTCTACGACGTGTCCCGCGAGGACATGGACGCGTTCGGCGTCCGCAGCCAGAACCTGGCCGAGAAGGCGATCGCGGACGGCTTCTGGGCCCGCGAGATCACGCCGGTCACCACGCCGGACGGCAGCGTGGTGAGCACGGACGACGGTCCGCGTCCCGGGGTGACCCTGGAGGGCGTGGCCGGGCTCAAGCCGGTGTTCCGCCCGGACGGCCGGATCACCGCCGGCAACTGCTGCCCGCTGAACGACGGCGCCGCCGCCGTGGTGATCATGAGCGCCGGTCGGGCGGCCGAGCTGGGGCTCACCCCGCTGGCCCGGATCGTCTCCACCGGCGTCACCGCGCTCTCCCCGGAGATCATGGGCCTCGGCCCGGTCGAGGCGTCGAAGCAGGCGCTGAAGCGGGCCGGCATGACCATCGACGACGTCGACCTGGTGGAGATCAACGAGGCGTTCGCCGCCCAGGTGATCCCGTCGTACCGGCAGCTCGGCATCCCGGAGGAGAAGCTGAACGTGGCCGGCGGCGCGATCGCGGTCGGCCACCCGTTCGGGATGACCGGCGCCCGGATCACCGGCACCCTGCTCAACGCGCTGGAGTGGCACGACGGGACCATCGGTCTGGAGACCATGTGCGTCGGCGGCGGCCAGGGCATGGCGATGGTGCTCGAACGACTGAGCTGAGGTCGATTCACCACGGCACGCACCGGGTACCGCAACCCGTATGGCGACCGTCGTGGAACGCGAGCGGAAATTCTCCGGCGACGAGGGTTTCCGGCTGCCCGACCTGACCGGGTGCGGTGGCGTCGTGACCATGTCCGACGCCACCGACTCGGAGCTGGACGCCGTCTACTGGGACACCGACGACCTGCGGCTGCTGCGCAGCGGTCACGCGCTGCGGCGGCGTACCGGCGGGCACGACGCGGGCTGGCACCTCAAGGTGGGCGCGGTCGGCGGGGCCCGGGTCGAGCACCAGTTCCCGGCCGGGGCGGCCGACGCCGGCCCGCCGGTCGAGCTGGTCGCGTTGATCCGGGGCGCGTCCCGGGGCCGGCCGGTGGCCCCGGCGGCCCGGATCGTCAACCACCGCCGGGAGCGACGGCTGCTGGACGCCGACGGGCACGTGCTGGCCGAGGTCGCCGAGGACGACGTCCGGTCCGAGGACCTGGTCGACGGCACCGCCCGGACCTGGCACGAGATCGAGGTCGAGCTGGTCGACGGCGACGAGGAGCTGCTCGACGCGGTTGCCGTCCGGCTGGCCGGGGCCGGCGCCCGCGAGGTGCCGACCAGCAAGTCCCACCGCGCGGTCGCCGGGCGGCTCGCGCGGTTCGAGGACCGCCCGCCCACCGGCCCGGCCGGGCCGGTCGTGCGGTACGCCCGGGAGCAGCGGTACGCGATCGTCGGCAACCACGCGGCGGCGTACCAGGGGGACGAGGACGCGGTGCACGACATGCGCGTGGCGATCCGCCGGCTGCGGGCCACGCTGCGCACGTTCCGCGGTCTGTGGGACCGGCGGGAGAGCGAGGCGGTCCGGGGCGAGCTGCGCCGGCTCGGCGGCGACCTGGGCGCGGTCCGCGACCACCAGGTGATGGCCGCCCGGCTCTCCGCGGCGGTGCACGAGCTGCCCGACGGGTTGGTGCTCGGCCCGGTCGCCGCGCGGGTCGGTGAGCGGTTCGCCGCCGACCTG is a window from the Micromonospora sp. DSM 45708 genome containing:
- a CDS encoding acetyl-CoA C-acetyltransferase, yielding MPIESPRDAVIVATARSPIGRAFKGSLREVRPDDLAATIVQAALDKVPALDPTTIDDLYLGCGLPGGEQGFNMARVVATLLGLDGLPGATLTRYCASSLQTTRMAMHAIRAGEGDVFVSAGVEMVSRYARGNSDTLPPEAQALVGGGWENPRFAEARERSQARTQAGAEVWTDPREAGHLPDVYLAMGQTAENLAQVYDVSREDMDAFGVRSQNLAEKAIADGFWAREITPVTTPDGSVVSTDDGPRPGVTLEGVAGLKPVFRPDGRITAGNCCPLNDGAAAVVIMSAGRAAELGLTPLARIVSTGVTALSPEIMGLGPVEASKQALKRAGMTIDDVDLVEINEAFAAQVIPSYRQLGIPEEKLNVAGGAIAVGHPFGMTGARITGTLLNALEWHDGTIGLETMCVGGGQGMAMVLERLS
- a CDS encoding CYTH and CHAD domain-containing protein, with the translated sequence MATVVERERKFSGDEGFRLPDLTGCGGVVTMSDATDSELDAVYWDTDDLRLLRSGHALRRRTGGHDAGWHLKVGAVGGARVEHQFPAGAADAGPPVELVALIRGASRGRPVAPAARIVNHRRERRLLDADGHVLAEVAEDDVRSEDLVDGTARTWHEIEVELVDGDEELLDAVAVRLAGAGAREVPTSKSHRAVAGRLARFEDRPPTGPAGPVVRYAREQRYAIVGNHAAAYQGDEDAVHDMRVAIRRLRATLRTFRGLWDRRESEAVRGELRRLGGDLGAVRDHQVMAARLSAAVHELPDGLVLGPVAARVGERFAADLAEATTGLRAALDSDRYPDLLTRLDRLLDGRTGDVNRRWVDRRVRRAVRRADERLDRALADRGPAGDAALHEARKKYKAARYAVEVRVPDAGRPAARLVKRLKTLQDLLGTHQDSVVTREALRRHALRAYAEGENTFTYGLLHARQAEAAGHDLPAVLRARDRARRPSVRRWLKP